One Salarias fasciatus chromosome 22, fSalaFa1.1, whole genome shotgun sequence DNA segment encodes these proteins:
- the srd5a1 gene encoding 3-oxo-5-alpha-steroid 4-dehydrogenase 1 isoform X2, with the protein MEALLSALFSSREHERYTLDCMAYFMFFMAACSFVTFLFEDVPYGRYTTGKYGFPVNARFAWFVQELPAFLLPVGLIFWASSSKTSVLENQLLIAMYMCHYTQRALIYPFLIRGGKPTPFGSFALAFVFCSYNGYMQIRYLSHYAEYPAHWATHPCFIIGSFLWLVGWLVNVHSDHILRNLRKPGETGYKIPRGGVFEYVSGANFLGEITEWTGFAVAGHSIHSAAFAIFTTAVIANRAVAHHKWYLSKFEDYPKNRKALIPFLF; encoded by the exons ATGGAGGCGCTCCTGTCCGCGCTCTTCTCCTCCCGGGAGCACGAGCGCTACACGCTGGACTGCATGGCTTACTTCATGTTCTTCATGGCAGCCTGCTCCTTCGTTACATTCCTGTTCGAGGACGTCCCGTACGGCCGCTACACCACCGGCAAATACGGATTTCCAGTGAACGCCAGGTTCGCCTGGTTCGTGCAGGAGCTGCCCGCCTTCCTGCTGCCTGTCGGTCTGATCTTTTGGGCATCCTCCTCCAAAACATCAGTGCTGGAAAACCAGCTCCTCATTGCCATGTACATGTGCCACTACACCCAGAG agctcTCATTTATCCGTTCTTAATACGAGGAGGGAAGCCGACACCGTTCGGCTCATTCGCCCTGGCCTTTGTGTTCTGCAGCTATAATGGATACATGCAGATCAGATACCTGAGTCATTATGCGGAGTACCCCGCACACTGGGCGACACACCCGTGCTTCATTATCG GGTCTTTTCTGTGGCTGGTCGGCTGGCTGGTGAACGTGCACTCCGACCACATCCTGAGGAACCTCAGGAAACCCGGAGAGACCGGTTACAAGATTCCCAGAG GCGGAGTGTTCGAATACGTGTCTGGAGCCAACTTCCTGGGAGAGATAACCGAGTGGACCGGCTTCGCCGTGGCCGGCCACTCCATCCACAGTGCAGCGTTCGCCATCTTCACCACAGCGGTCATCGCCAACAGGGCTGTGGCTCACCACAA ATGGTATCTTTCTAAGTTCGAAGACTACCCGAAAAACAGAAAGGCGCTGATTCCCTTTCTTTTCTAG
- the srd5a1 gene encoding 3-oxo-5-alpha-steroid 4-dehydrogenase 1 isoform X1 encodes MEALLSALFSSREHERYTLDCMAYFMFFMAACSFVTFLFEDVPYGRYTTGKYGFPVNARFAWFVQELPAFLLPVGLIFWASSSKTSVLENQLLIAMYMCHYTQRALIYPFLIRGGKPTPFGSFALAFVFCSYNGYMQIRYLSHYAEYPAHWATHPCFIIGSFLWLVGWLVNVHSDHILRNLRKPGETGYKIPRGGVFEYVSGANFLGEITEWTGFAVAGHSIHSAAFAIFTTAVIANRAVAHHKGRLTQWKMAGDGRRRLYFYRRTVGVSSCLCAGVCYIS; translated from the exons ATGGAGGCGCTCCTGTCCGCGCTCTTCTCCTCCCGGGAGCACGAGCGCTACACGCTGGACTGCATGGCTTACTTCATGTTCTTCATGGCAGCCTGCTCCTTCGTTACATTCCTGTTCGAGGACGTCCCGTACGGCCGCTACACCACCGGCAAATACGGATTTCCAGTGAACGCCAGGTTCGCCTGGTTCGTGCAGGAGCTGCCCGCCTTCCTGCTGCCTGTCGGTCTGATCTTTTGGGCATCCTCCTCCAAAACATCAGTGCTGGAAAACCAGCTCCTCATTGCCATGTACATGTGCCACTACACCCAGAG agctcTCATTTATCCGTTCTTAATACGAGGAGGGAAGCCGACACCGTTCGGCTCATTCGCCCTGGCCTTTGTGTTCTGCAGCTATAATGGATACATGCAGATCAGATACCTGAGTCATTATGCGGAGTACCCCGCACACTGGGCGACACACCCGTGCTTCATTATCG GGTCTTTTCTGTGGCTGGTCGGCTGGCTGGTGAACGTGCACTCCGACCACATCCTGAGGAACCTCAGGAAACCCGGAGAGACCGGTTACAAGATTCCCAGAG GCGGAGTGTTCGAATACGTGTCTGGAGCCAACTTCCTGGGAGAGATAACCGAGTGGACCGGCTTCGCCGTGGCCGGCCACTCCATCCACAGTGCAGCGTTCGCCATCTTCACCACAGCGGTCATCGCCAACAGGGCTGTGGCTCACCACAA AGGCCGGCTCACACAGTGGAAGATGGCAGGAGATGGAAGGAGGAGGTTGTATTTCTACAGGCGTACAGTGGGAGTGAGCAGCTGTCTGTGTGCCGGAGTGTGTTACATATCCTAG
- the tent4a gene encoding terminal nucleotidyltransferase 4A isoform X2 — MDPRVAWIQPEQKGPANALWMHVWETSQGVRTLSAQQQQQLHNQNHNQCVSYAALDVLKNVATAVASGSTGNGSSHHGINGTAVPPLGIALTNGNAHNSFPVASVSEPGEGKILPRKTGSVSPPSPQESGTDSPPSSCSLERTMGGNDTGNINKNVGGANLILNLSDTMDNNVNLYHHNLHHHHHHHHHHHHHHLQQLCMKRHQLQPSVPVNPTHSHHPGRRKSDNKASTYGMNYLLSNCTNGNYPSSWTPWKTRKYNPGVLGLHEEVMDFYNFMSPRPEEAAMRKEVVNRIEMIIKELWPTADVQIFGSFSTGLYLPTSDIDLVVFGKWDRPPLQELEQALRKHNVAEPFSIKVLDKATVPIIKLTDEETEVKVDISFNVETGVKAASFIKDYVKKYPVLPYLIFVLKQFLLQRDLNEVFTGGISSYSLILMVISFLQLHPRIDARNPSENLGVLLIEFFELYGRHFNYLKTGIRIKNGGAYIAKEEIMKAMTNGHRPSMLCIEDPLLPGNDVGRGSYGAMHVKQVFDYAYTVLSHAVSPLARSYPNKDCESTLGRIIRLTQEVIDYREWIIKKWGGRDLTRTDNRVSPPKEPASEQESCVLGGGVGSEEQQRDSVSPHSADSPMSISSPQQHSSASSVSSLSGSDNDSDSTLPCPLPPLTLPAYPSFPHLGLALPPGLNMGTGKPGMGGPHLLLPPGSQARVSLPGGLAMSSIPGRQNGAKFNAKGFHNPPLVNNAVLATRGHTHTQYHRNTWRRRKRDSLPVSLSR; from the exons ATGGATCCGAGGGTGGCTTGGATTCAGCCCGAACAGAAAGGACCTGCGAACGCCTTATGGATGCACGTCTGGGAGACCTCTCAGGGAGTACGGACGCTGtccgctcagcagcagcagcagctccacaatcAGAACCACAACCAGTGCGTGAGTTACGCCGCGCTggatgttttgaaaaatgtggcGACCGCGGTGGCATCGGGCAGCACCGGGAATGGCAGCAGCCATCACGGCATCAACGGCACCGCGGTCCCCCCGCTGGGGATAGCGCTGACCAACGGGAACGCACACAACTCCTTCCCCGTCGCGAGCGTCTCGGAGCCCGGTGAGGGGAAAATCCTCCCCCGGAAGACGGGATCCGTCTCTCCGCCGTCTCCGCAGGAGTCCGGGACGGACAGCCCCCCTTCCAGCTGCTCGCTGGAGAGGACTATGGGTGGGAATGACACGGGCAACATTAATAAAAACGTCGGGGGTGCCAACCTGATCCTCAACCTGAGCGACACCATGGACAATAACGTCAACCTGTACCACCATAAccttcatcatcaccaccaccatcatcatcatcatcatcatcaccacctccagcagctctgcatGAAGCGCCACCAGCTCCAGCCCTCCGTGCCCGTAAACCCCACACACAGCCACCACCCGGGCCGGAGGAAAAGCGACAATAAGGCGAGCACTTATGGGATGAATTACCTGCTTTCAAACTGCACCAATGGGAACTACCCGAGCTCCTGGACACCCTGGAAGACGAGGAAGTACAACCCTGGAGTACTCGG ACTCCATGAAGAGGTGATGGACTTCTACAACTTCATGTCGCCTCGACCAGAGGAGGCGGCGATGAGGAAGGAGGTGGTGAACCGGATAGAGATGATCATCAAGGAGCTGTGGCCCACTGCAGAC GTCCAGATATTTGGCAGCTTCAGCACCGGCCTGTACCTTCCAACAAG TGACATTGACCTGGTGGTGTTTGGGAAGTGGGACCGTCCCCCGCTGCAAGAGCTGGAACAAGCTCTTCGCAAGCATAATGTGGCAGAACCTTTCTCCATCAAAGTGCTGGACAAAGCTACA GTGCCAATCATCAAGCTGACAGACGAGGAGACCGAGGTGAAGGTGGACATCAGTTTTAACGTGGAGACCGGCGTGAAGGCAGCGAGCTTCATAAAAGACTACGTCAAG AAGTACCCGGTGCTGCCTTACCTGATCTTTGTACTGAAGCAgttcctgctgcagagggaCCTGAACGAGGTCTTCACGGGGGGCATCAGCTCGTACAGCCTCATCCTCATGGTCATCAGCTTCCTGCAG ctCCATCCTCGTATTGATGCCCGCAACCCCAGCGAAAACCTGGGCGTGCTGCTGATCGAGTTTTTTGAATTGTACGGCCGCCATTTCAACTACTTGAAAACAGGGATCCGCATCAAAAATGGTGGCGCATACATAGCCAAAGAGGAGATAATGAAGGCCATGACGAACGGACACAGGCCATCCATGCTCTGCATAGAAGACCCATTGCTCCCAG GCAACGACGTAGGGAGGGGTTCCTACGGCGCGATGCACGTCAAGCAGGTGTTCGACTACGCTTACACTGTCCTGAGTCACGCTGTGTCGCCGCTGGCGCGGTCGTATCCCAACAAAGACTGCGAGAG CACGCTGGGGAGGATAATCAGGTTGACGCAGGAAGTGATCGACTATAGGGAGTGGATCATTAAGAAGTGGGGGGGCAGGGATCTGACGCGGACGGACAACCGAG TGTCTCCACCGAAGGAGCCGGCGTCGGAGCAGGAGTCCTGTGTGCTGGGCGGCGGCGTCGggtcagaggagcagcagagggactCGGTGTCCCCCCACAGCGCCGACTCTCCCATGTCCATCTCCAGCCCCCAGCAGCACTCGTCAGCCTCGTCGGTGTCCTCACTGTCGGGATCCGACAAC GACTCGGACTCCACGCTGCCGTGCCCCCTCCCGCCGCTCACCCTGCCAGCGTACCCGTCCTTCCCGCACCTCGGCCTGGCTCTGCCTCCGGGCCTCAACATGGGCACCGGAAAGCCCGGCATGGGAGGACCCCACCTGCTCCTACCTCCAGGTTCACAG GCTCGCGTCTCACTGCCCGGTGGTCTAGCCATGTCCTCTATACCTGGCAGACAG AACGGAGCAAAGTTCAACGCGAAGGGCTTCCACAACCCGCCGCTGGTCAACAACGCTGTCCTGGCCACGCGcggacacacgcacacgcagtaCCACCGCAACACCTGGAGACGCCGAAAGAGGGACAGCCTGCCGGTCAGCCTCAGCAGATAG
- the tent4a gene encoding terminal nucleotidyltransferase 4A isoform X1 has translation MDPRVAWIQPEQKGPANALWMHVWETSQGVRTLSAQQQQQLHNQNHNQCVSYAALDVLKNVATAVASGSTGNGSSHHGINGTAVPPLGIALTNGNAHNSFPVASVSEPGEGKILPRKTGSVSPPSPQESGTDSPPSSCSLERTMGGNDTGNINKNVGGANLILNLSDTMDNNVNLYHHNLHHHHHHHHHHHHHHLQQLCMKRHQLQPSVPVNPTHSHHPGRRKSDNKASTYGMNYLLSNCTNGNYPSSWTPWKTRKYNPGVLGLHEEVMDFYNFMSPRPEEAAMRKEVVNRIEMIIKELWPTADVQIFGSFSTGLYLPTSDIDLVVFGKWDRPPLQELEQALRKHNVAEPFSIKVLDKATVPIIKLTDEETEVKVDISFNVETGVKAASFIKDYVKKYPVLPYLIFVLKQFLLQRDLNEVFTGGISSYSLILMVISFLQLHPRIDARNPSENLGVLLIEFFELYGRHFNYLKTGIRIKNGGAYIAKEEIMKAMTNGHRPSMLCIEDPLLPGNDVGRGSYGAMHVKQVFDYAYTVLSHAVSPLARSYPNKDCESTLGRIIRLTQEVIDYREWIIKKWGGRDLTRTDNRVSPPKEPASEQESCVLGGGVGSEEQQRDSVSPHSADSPMSISSPQQHSSASSVSSLSGSDNDSDSTLPCPLPPLTLPAYPSFPHLGLALPPGLNMGTGKPGMGGPHLLLPPGSQARVSLPGGLAMSSIPGRQVCIDTGLPPFFHMPPPAHAHAPAPSSPQPPPSPHSSHTHKNGAKFNAKGFHNPPLVNNAVLATRGHTHTQYHRNTWRRRKRDSLPVSLSR, from the exons ATGGATCCGAGGGTGGCTTGGATTCAGCCCGAACAGAAAGGACCTGCGAACGCCTTATGGATGCACGTCTGGGAGACCTCTCAGGGAGTACGGACGCTGtccgctcagcagcagcagcagctccacaatcAGAACCACAACCAGTGCGTGAGTTACGCCGCGCTggatgttttgaaaaatgtggcGACCGCGGTGGCATCGGGCAGCACCGGGAATGGCAGCAGCCATCACGGCATCAACGGCACCGCGGTCCCCCCGCTGGGGATAGCGCTGACCAACGGGAACGCACACAACTCCTTCCCCGTCGCGAGCGTCTCGGAGCCCGGTGAGGGGAAAATCCTCCCCCGGAAGACGGGATCCGTCTCTCCGCCGTCTCCGCAGGAGTCCGGGACGGACAGCCCCCCTTCCAGCTGCTCGCTGGAGAGGACTATGGGTGGGAATGACACGGGCAACATTAATAAAAACGTCGGGGGTGCCAACCTGATCCTCAACCTGAGCGACACCATGGACAATAACGTCAACCTGTACCACCATAAccttcatcatcaccaccaccatcatcatcatcatcatcatcaccacctccagcagctctgcatGAAGCGCCACCAGCTCCAGCCCTCCGTGCCCGTAAACCCCACACACAGCCACCACCCGGGCCGGAGGAAAAGCGACAATAAGGCGAGCACTTATGGGATGAATTACCTGCTTTCAAACTGCACCAATGGGAACTACCCGAGCTCCTGGACACCCTGGAAGACGAGGAAGTACAACCCTGGAGTACTCGG ACTCCATGAAGAGGTGATGGACTTCTACAACTTCATGTCGCCTCGACCAGAGGAGGCGGCGATGAGGAAGGAGGTGGTGAACCGGATAGAGATGATCATCAAGGAGCTGTGGCCCACTGCAGAC GTCCAGATATTTGGCAGCTTCAGCACCGGCCTGTACCTTCCAACAAG TGACATTGACCTGGTGGTGTTTGGGAAGTGGGACCGTCCCCCGCTGCAAGAGCTGGAACAAGCTCTTCGCAAGCATAATGTGGCAGAACCTTTCTCCATCAAAGTGCTGGACAAAGCTACA GTGCCAATCATCAAGCTGACAGACGAGGAGACCGAGGTGAAGGTGGACATCAGTTTTAACGTGGAGACCGGCGTGAAGGCAGCGAGCTTCATAAAAGACTACGTCAAG AAGTACCCGGTGCTGCCTTACCTGATCTTTGTACTGAAGCAgttcctgctgcagagggaCCTGAACGAGGTCTTCACGGGGGGCATCAGCTCGTACAGCCTCATCCTCATGGTCATCAGCTTCCTGCAG ctCCATCCTCGTATTGATGCCCGCAACCCCAGCGAAAACCTGGGCGTGCTGCTGATCGAGTTTTTTGAATTGTACGGCCGCCATTTCAACTACTTGAAAACAGGGATCCGCATCAAAAATGGTGGCGCATACATAGCCAAAGAGGAGATAATGAAGGCCATGACGAACGGACACAGGCCATCCATGCTCTGCATAGAAGACCCATTGCTCCCAG GCAACGACGTAGGGAGGGGTTCCTACGGCGCGATGCACGTCAAGCAGGTGTTCGACTACGCTTACACTGTCCTGAGTCACGCTGTGTCGCCGCTGGCGCGGTCGTATCCCAACAAAGACTGCGAGAG CACGCTGGGGAGGATAATCAGGTTGACGCAGGAAGTGATCGACTATAGGGAGTGGATCATTAAGAAGTGGGGGGGCAGGGATCTGACGCGGACGGACAACCGAG TGTCTCCACCGAAGGAGCCGGCGTCGGAGCAGGAGTCCTGTGTGCTGGGCGGCGGCGTCGggtcagaggagcagcagagggactCGGTGTCCCCCCACAGCGCCGACTCTCCCATGTCCATCTCCAGCCCCCAGCAGCACTCGTCAGCCTCGTCGGTGTCCTCACTGTCGGGATCCGACAAC GACTCGGACTCCACGCTGCCGTGCCCCCTCCCGCCGCTCACCCTGCCAGCGTACCCGTCCTTCCCGCACCTCGGCCTGGCTCTGCCTCCGGGCCTCAACATGGGCACCGGAAAGCCCGGCATGGGAGGACCCCACCTGCTCCTACCTCCAGGTTCACAG GCTCGCGTCTCACTGCCCGGTGGTCTAGCCATGTCCTCTATACCTGGCAGACAGGTGTGTATAGACACCGGGCTCCCCCCCTTCTTCCACATGCCCCCCCCAGCCCATGCTCAtgcccccgccccctccagcccccagcctccgcccagcccccactccagccacacacacaag AACGGAGCAAAGTTCAACGCGAAGGGCTTCCACAACCCGCCGCTGGTCAACAACGCTGTCCTGGCCACGCGcggacacacgcacacgcagtaCCACCGCAACACCTGGAGACGCCGAAAGAGGGACAGCCTGCCGGTCAGCCTCAGCAGATAG
- the tent4a gene encoding terminal nucleotidyltransferase 4A isoform X3: MDPRVAWIQPEQKGPANALWMHVWETSQGVRTLSAQQQQQLHNQNHNQCVSYAALDVLKNVATAVASGSTGNGSSHHGINGTAVPPLGIALTNGNAHNSFPVASVSEPGEGKILPRKTGSVSPPSPQESGTDSPPSSCSLERTMGGNDTGNINKNVGGANLILNLSDTMDNNVNLYHHNLHHHHHHHHHHHHHHLQQLCMKRHQLQPSVPVNPTHSHHPGRRKSDNKASTYGMNYLLSNCTNGNYPSSWTPWKTRKYNPGVLGLHEEVMDFYNFMSPRPEEAAMRKEVVNRIEMIIKELWPTADVQIFGSFSTGLYLPTSDIDLVVFGKWDRPPLQELEQALRKHNVAEPFSIKVLDKATVPIIKLTDEETEVKVDISFNVETGVKAASFIKDYVKKYPVLPYLIFVLKQFLLQRDLNEVFTGGISSYSLILMVISFLQLHPRIDARNPSENLGVLLIEFFELYGRHFNYLKTGIRIKNGGAYIAKEEIMKAMTNGHRPSMLCIEDPLLPGNDVGRGSYGAMHVKQVFDYAYTVLSHAVSPLARSYPNKDCESTLGRIIRLTQEVIDYREWIIKKWGGRDLTRTDNRVSPPKEPASEQESCVLGGGVGSEEQQRDSVSPHSADSPMSISSPQQHSSASSVSSLSGSDNDSDSTLPCPLPPLTLPAYPSFPHLGLALPPGLNMGTGKPGMGGPHLLLPPGSQNGAKFNAKGFHNPPLVNNAVLATRGHTHTQYHRNTWRRRKRDSLPVSLSR, translated from the exons ATGGATCCGAGGGTGGCTTGGATTCAGCCCGAACAGAAAGGACCTGCGAACGCCTTATGGATGCACGTCTGGGAGACCTCTCAGGGAGTACGGACGCTGtccgctcagcagcagcagcagctccacaatcAGAACCACAACCAGTGCGTGAGTTACGCCGCGCTggatgttttgaaaaatgtggcGACCGCGGTGGCATCGGGCAGCACCGGGAATGGCAGCAGCCATCACGGCATCAACGGCACCGCGGTCCCCCCGCTGGGGATAGCGCTGACCAACGGGAACGCACACAACTCCTTCCCCGTCGCGAGCGTCTCGGAGCCCGGTGAGGGGAAAATCCTCCCCCGGAAGACGGGATCCGTCTCTCCGCCGTCTCCGCAGGAGTCCGGGACGGACAGCCCCCCTTCCAGCTGCTCGCTGGAGAGGACTATGGGTGGGAATGACACGGGCAACATTAATAAAAACGTCGGGGGTGCCAACCTGATCCTCAACCTGAGCGACACCATGGACAATAACGTCAACCTGTACCACCATAAccttcatcatcaccaccaccatcatcatcatcatcatcatcaccacctccagcagctctgcatGAAGCGCCACCAGCTCCAGCCCTCCGTGCCCGTAAACCCCACACACAGCCACCACCCGGGCCGGAGGAAAAGCGACAATAAGGCGAGCACTTATGGGATGAATTACCTGCTTTCAAACTGCACCAATGGGAACTACCCGAGCTCCTGGACACCCTGGAAGACGAGGAAGTACAACCCTGGAGTACTCGG ACTCCATGAAGAGGTGATGGACTTCTACAACTTCATGTCGCCTCGACCAGAGGAGGCGGCGATGAGGAAGGAGGTGGTGAACCGGATAGAGATGATCATCAAGGAGCTGTGGCCCACTGCAGAC GTCCAGATATTTGGCAGCTTCAGCACCGGCCTGTACCTTCCAACAAG TGACATTGACCTGGTGGTGTTTGGGAAGTGGGACCGTCCCCCGCTGCAAGAGCTGGAACAAGCTCTTCGCAAGCATAATGTGGCAGAACCTTTCTCCATCAAAGTGCTGGACAAAGCTACA GTGCCAATCATCAAGCTGACAGACGAGGAGACCGAGGTGAAGGTGGACATCAGTTTTAACGTGGAGACCGGCGTGAAGGCAGCGAGCTTCATAAAAGACTACGTCAAG AAGTACCCGGTGCTGCCTTACCTGATCTTTGTACTGAAGCAgttcctgctgcagagggaCCTGAACGAGGTCTTCACGGGGGGCATCAGCTCGTACAGCCTCATCCTCATGGTCATCAGCTTCCTGCAG ctCCATCCTCGTATTGATGCCCGCAACCCCAGCGAAAACCTGGGCGTGCTGCTGATCGAGTTTTTTGAATTGTACGGCCGCCATTTCAACTACTTGAAAACAGGGATCCGCATCAAAAATGGTGGCGCATACATAGCCAAAGAGGAGATAATGAAGGCCATGACGAACGGACACAGGCCATCCATGCTCTGCATAGAAGACCCATTGCTCCCAG GCAACGACGTAGGGAGGGGTTCCTACGGCGCGATGCACGTCAAGCAGGTGTTCGACTACGCTTACACTGTCCTGAGTCACGCTGTGTCGCCGCTGGCGCGGTCGTATCCCAACAAAGACTGCGAGAG CACGCTGGGGAGGATAATCAGGTTGACGCAGGAAGTGATCGACTATAGGGAGTGGATCATTAAGAAGTGGGGGGGCAGGGATCTGACGCGGACGGACAACCGAG TGTCTCCACCGAAGGAGCCGGCGTCGGAGCAGGAGTCCTGTGTGCTGGGCGGCGGCGTCGggtcagaggagcagcagagggactCGGTGTCCCCCCACAGCGCCGACTCTCCCATGTCCATCTCCAGCCCCCAGCAGCACTCGTCAGCCTCGTCGGTGTCCTCACTGTCGGGATCCGACAAC GACTCGGACTCCACGCTGCCGTGCCCCCTCCCGCCGCTCACCCTGCCAGCGTACCCGTCCTTCCCGCACCTCGGCCTGGCTCTGCCTCCGGGCCTCAACATGGGCACCGGAAAGCCCGGCATGGGAGGACCCCACCTGCTCCTACCTCCAGGTTCACAG AACGGAGCAAAGTTCAACGCGAAGGGCTTCCACAACCCGCCGCTGGTCAACAACGCTGTCCTGGCCACGCGcggacacacgcacacgcagtaCCACCGCAACACCTGGAGACGCCGAAAGAGGGACAGCCTGCCGGTCAGCCTCAGCAGATAG